The Roseococcus microcysteis genome contains a region encoding:
- a CDS encoding glycosyltransferase codes for MTPALAVAIPAHDEARMLPRCLAALAAQRDAPPFAVVVLANNCTDDTAEVARRLVPRLPYPLHVEEVTLPESDRHAGHARGLAMARAAALLGEQGLLAGTDADATPAPNWLAGLARHHAAGSDAIAGWAIMERASARTLPPAVRERARAEARLAQLLDRLASVLDPLPWDPWPRHTGHSGANFAVAKEAYWRCGGVPDVPLAEDRLLFARLAEIGARIRHAPDCVVHVSARLKGRAAGGMADALRRRAEDADPFCDASIEPVSHVLRRHRLRRALREGVEIERLAGRLGLAGAEAVALTAGLSEDQSWARLRAAAPRLQPVPVPALELARQTRAAERALRRLGIPLPEAPPEGALV; via the coding sequence GTGACGCCCGCCCTCGCCGTCGCCATCCCCGCGCATGACGAGGCGCGGATGCTGCCGCGCTGCCTGGCCGCCCTGGCCGCGCAGCGCGACGCCCCGCCCTTCGCCGTGGTGGTGCTGGCCAACAACTGCACCGATGACACCGCGGAGGTAGCGCGGCGCCTCGTCCCCCGCCTGCCCTATCCGCTGCATGTGGAGGAGGTGACGCTGCCCGAGAGCGACCGCCACGCCGGCCATGCGCGCGGCCTCGCCATGGCCCGCGCCGCCGCCCTGCTGGGCGAGCAAGGCCTTCTGGCCGGCACCGATGCCGACGCCACGCCGGCGCCGAACTGGCTGGCCGGGCTCGCCCGGCATCATGCGGCGGGGTCGGACGCCATCGCGGGCTGGGCCATCATGGAACGCGCCTCGGCCCGCACCCTGCCGCCCGCCGTGCGGGAGCGCGCGCGGGCCGAGGCGCGGCTCGCCCAATTGCTCGACCGGCTGGCCAGCGTGCTGGACCCCCTGCCCTGGGACCCCTGGCCCCGCCACACCGGCCATTCCGGCGCCAATTTCGCCGTGGCGAAGGAGGCCTATTGGCGCTGCGGCGGCGTGCCCGACGTGCCGCTGGCGGAGGACCGTCTGCTCTTCGCGCGCCTCGCCGAGATCGGTGCGCGCATCCGCCACGCGCCTGATTGCGTGGTGCATGTCTCGGCCCGGCTGAAGGGGCGCGCGGCGGGGGGGATGGCCGATGCGCTCCGCCGCCGCGCGGAGGATGCGGACCCCTTCTGCGATGCCTCCATCGAACCCGTCTCGCATGTTCTGCGTCGGCACCGCCTGCGCCGCGCCCTGCGCGAGGGTGTCGAGATCGAGCGGCTGGCGGGGCGGCTCGGCCTTGCGGGCGCCGAGGCGGTGGCGCTTACCGCCGGGCTGTCGGAGGACCAGAGCTGGGCCAGGCTGCGCGCCGCGGCGCCGCGCCTGCAACCCGTGCCCGTGCCCGCCCTCGAACTGGCGCGCCAGACGCGGGCCGCCGAACGCGCCCTGCGCCGCCTGGGCATCCCCCTGCCCGAGGCGCCGCCGGAGGGGGCGCTGGTTTAG
- a CDS encoding class I SAM-dependent DNA methyltransferase, with the protein MSRASIPAAYFDQLYRERPDPWDLAGSDYEAAKYAATLDALPARRFARGLEVGCSIGTLSALLAPRCGEFLGIDHAEAPLAEARRRCPRGVFHHMAAPGEWPEGRFDLIMLSEMLYYLGFADLDALARRCQDSLAPGGVVLLVNWRGENDGTMSGDAATLSFLAALPAHWPARNLALGPRYRMDIAEAG; encoded by the coding sequence ATGAGCCGCGCCTCCATTCCCGCCGCCTATTTCGACCAGCTCTACCGCGAGCGTCCCGACCCCTGGGACCTGGCGGGCAGCGACTATGAGGCGGCGAAATACGCGGCCACGCTGGACGCCCTGCCGGCGCGCCGCTTCGCGCGTGGGCTGGAGGTGGGGTGTTCCATCGGCACGCTCTCCGCCCTGCTGGCGCCGCGCTGCGGGGAGTTCCTGGGCATTGACCACGCCGAGGCACCGCTGGCCGAGGCGCGGCGGCGCTGCCCGCGAGGCGTCTTCCACCATATGGCCGCGCCCGGCGAATGGCCGGAGGGCCGCTTCGACCTGATCATGTTGTCGGAGATGCTCTACTACCTCGGCTTCGCCGATCTCGACGCCCTGGCGCGCCGTTGCCAGGACAGCCTCGCCCCCGGCGGCGTGGTGCTGCTGGTGAATTGGCGCGGCGAGAATGACGGCACCATGTCGGGCGATGCCGCCACGCTGAGCTTCCTGGCCGCGCTGCCGGCGCATTGGCCCGCGCGGAACCTGGCGCTGGGCCCGCGCTACCGGATGGATATCGCGGAGGCTGGCTAA
- a CDS encoding acyl-CoA dehydrogenase family protein codes for MSASLDARALGVAAALRAAPPRNAAAALRHLAPLLPLARAAPHALWQALVTLGHADLSAGRLFEGHVNVLHLLDAHGDAAQRARAEGAGLLAIWGADDPAAPVLLEGGRMSGRKLFCSGATSVGAVLVTARTPEGPVLVWIERPEAARFTDGSAWPIGGMRASESRACALDGLRVRPGDVIGGPGDYLAQPAFSGGIWRILALQLGAMRRLDEAMRAHLLANDRAGHPAQRARLMENALDLESTRLWTLAAAEAVEAGQDSEAALARVGLAREVTTRAAEGVLARLRRGIGLPASVVDGTPGGAPVERLARDLDSFLRQPGPDAALDRATDILIARGAGVLG; via the coding sequence TTGTCCGCCAGCCTGGACGCGCGCGCCCTGGGCGTGGCCGCCGCGTTGCGGGCCGCGCCGCCGCGCAATGCCGCGGCCGCGTTGCGCCACCTGGCACCCTTGCTGCCGCTGGCGCGGGCCGCGCCGCATGCGCTGTGGCAGGCACTGGTGACGCTGGGCCATGCCGATCTGAGCGCGGGGCGGCTGTTCGAGGGACATGTGAACGTCCTTCACCTGCTGGACGCGCATGGCGACGCCGCGCAGCGCGCACGGGCGGAAGGGGCGGGCCTGCTGGCCATCTGGGGTGCCGACGACCCCGCTGCGCCCGTGCTGCTGGAGGGCGGGCGAATGTCGGGCCGCAAGCTGTTCTGTTCGGGCGCGACCTCGGTGGGCGCCGTGCTGGTCACGGCGCGCACGCCCGAGGGTCCGGTGCTGGTCTGGATCGAGCGGCCCGAGGCGGCGCGCTTCACGGATGGATCGGCCTGGCCCATCGGCGGCATGCGCGCCAGTGAGAGCCGCGCCTGCGCGCTGGACGGGCTGCGGGTGCGGCCAGGGGATGTGATCGGGGGGCCGGGAGACTATTTGGCGCAGCCGGCCTTCTCGGGCGGGATCTGGCGCATCCTCGCGCTGCAACTGGGCGCAATGCGGCGGCTGGACGAGGCCATGCGGGCGCACCTGCTGGCGAATGACCGCGCCGGCCACCCGGCGCAGCGCGCGCGGCTGATGGAGAACGCGCTGGACCTGGAGAGCACCCGCCTCTGGACACTTGCGGCCGCCGAGGCGGTGGAGGCGGGCCAGGACAGCGAGGCCGCGCTGGCCCGGGTCGGGCTGGCGCGCGAGGTGACGACGCGCGCGGCCGAGGGCGTCCTGGCCCGCCTCCGGCGCGGCATCGGGCTGCCTGCCAGTGTGGTGGACGGAACCCCCGGCGGCGCGCCGGTGGAGCGCCTGGCCCGCGACCTCGACAGCTTCCTGCGCCAGCCCGGCCCCGATGCGGCGCTGGACCGCGCGACGGACATCCTCATCGCGCGCGGGGCGGGGGTGCTGGGATGA
- a CDS encoding sigma-70 family RNA polymerase sigma factor, whose protein sequence is MTFEQELLALLPRLRAYARNMARNAHDADDLVQDTVLRALSARERFAPGTNMRAWLFTILRNRFFNTVAAHGRTNVPLEDAPPEALVTPPAHEWAFRQSELRLALGKLHHLQREALLLSVGAELSYAEIGEIIGCPVGTVKSRVFRARQELAALLDHSSTLEPDSV, encoded by the coding sequence GTGACCTTCGAACAGGAGCTTCTGGCGCTGCTGCCGCGTCTGCGGGCCTATGCCCGCAACATGGCCCGCAATGCGCATGACGCCGACGATCTGGTCCAGGACACCGTGCTGCGCGCGCTTTCGGCACGGGAGCGCTTCGCGCCGGGCACCAATATGCGTGCCTGGCTGTTCACCATCCTGCGCAACCGCTTCTTCAACACCGTCGCGGCGCATGGGAGAACCAATGTTCCCCTGGAGGACGCGCCGCCCGAGGCCCTGGTCACGCCCCCCGCCCATGAATGGGCCTTCCGCCAGTCGGAGCTGCGGCTGGCGCTGGGCAAGCTGCACCACCTCCAGCGCGAGGCGCTGCTGCTGAGCGTGGGGGCGGAACTGAGTTACGCCGAGATCGGCGAGATCATCGGCTGCCCGGTGGGCACGGTGAAGAGCCGCGTTTTCCGCGCAAGGCAGGAATTGGCGGCGCTGCTGGACCATTCCAGCACCCTGGAACCGGACTCGGTCTGA
- a CDS encoding DUF1328 family protein yields MKVVWWIIVLAIVSIVAGVLGLSGVAAAAGGVASILFWALIIFGVVALLAGLVRRR; encoded by the coding sequence ATGAAGGTCGTCTGGTGGATCATCGTGCTGGCCATCGTCTCGATCGTGGCCGGCGTGCTGGGGTTGAGCGGCGTGGCGGCCGCCGCGGGCGGCGTCGCCAGCATCCTGTTCTGGGCGCTGATCATCTTTGGCGTGGTGGCGCTCCTGGCGGGGCTCGTCCGGCGCCGATAG
- a CDS encoding sensor histidine kinase: MPSARPRGDARGGLPESLRGNSRAPQTRGTRLVQLLPLMAVLLPLCMLGGGGWVMWRLTWAEAGEELLRSAEATAEYGARALTGYAVGAGRINERLRGLTDEQVLNAGPGLQGELGRIIRELPHAAFGHVVSREGRALLITGLPLPEAAVSMADRDYFEALRAEDAPQIFVSRQFSGRIQGSLLFTVARRREDTGNDLPPGETFDGLIGVSVDPNTLAEGMRRLQAPTDSLALVRDDGHVLSRSLGQTEPLPQVAVDSPFHEIAAGRRHSHIYTSSRTQDGAPALFAAYPVEGFDVHAVALRPRHEIVARWQRAMLGYILFGLPASAALLWLSLRVRADQLRLRAANAALGRDLERDADRLNRAARLGLVGTFEVDLATGVSLRSPEYMSLQGLAARAAVEGHADWVRRLHPDDRDRAESTLLEAVSETSGITDYAQSYRIVTPAGEVRWIAARGEIQRDPDGRPRVLRGAHVDVTPLRETQMALAESDARLRLAQEAVGIGTWEWFPASRTLNWSPKMIELWGFDPAEGQPDLQEAMRRLHPEDRMRVRREMAMANRAGWLRSEFRLNRPTAEGGVETIWVIVRARLVPPEGGPGARLIGVAYDVTERKEAEAHSEMLAHEVEHRAKNALAVVTGLLRVTTADTHEEYVEVLEARIRALAGTMALLGRHRWKGASVADLLHHELEPFGVGEEDAPVTLEGPEVLVGPHVAQPLSMALHELATNAAKYGALSTAEGRLEVRWSLRGQEVVLQWRESGGPPLEGPPERVSFGSQIITHSFEGTLGGTIERQWRPEGLACDIRFSTDREAPVSGLRG; the protein is encoded by the coding sequence ATGCCGTCAGCCAGGCCGCGGGGCGATGCCCGGGGCGGTCTGCCGGAATCCCTGCGCGGCAATAGCCGGGCGCCGCAGACCCGTGGCACGCGCCTCGTGCAGCTGTTGCCCCTCATGGCCGTGCTGCTGCCTTTGTGCATGCTGGGCGGCGGCGGGTGGGTGATGTGGCGCCTCACCTGGGCCGAGGCGGGCGAGGAACTGCTCCGCTCGGCCGAGGCCACCGCGGAATATGGCGCGCGCGCGCTCACGGGCTATGCCGTCGGCGCGGGCCGCATCAATGAGCGCCTGCGCGGGCTGACGGATGAGCAGGTCCTCAACGCGGGGCCGGGCTTGCAGGGCGAACTCGGCCGCATCATCCGCGAATTGCCGCACGCCGCCTTCGGCCATGTGGTGAGCCGGGAGGGCAGGGCGCTGCTCATCACGGGCCTGCCCTTGCCGGAGGCGGCCGTCTCCATGGCGGACCGCGATTATTTCGAGGCCCTGCGCGCCGAGGATGCGCCGCAGATCTTCGTCAGCCGCCAGTTCAGCGGCCGCATCCAGGGCTCGCTGCTGTTCACCGTGGCGCGCCGCCGCGAGGACACCGGCAATGACCTCCCCCCGGGCGAGACCTTCGATGGCCTCATCGGCGTGTCGGTGGACCCCAACACCCTGGCCGAGGGCATGCGCCGCCTTCAGGCGCCGACGGACAGCCTGGCCTTGGTGCGCGACGATGGCCATGTTCTGAGCCGCAGCCTGGGCCAGACGGAGCCGCTGCCCCAGGTCGCCGTGGACAGCCCCTTCCACGAGATCGCGGCGGGGCGGCGCCATTCGCACATCTACACCTCCTCGCGCACGCAGGATGGGGCGCCCGCGCTCTTCGCGGCCTATCCCGTCGAAGGCTTCGACGTGCATGCGGTGGCGCTGCGCCCGCGGCATGAGATCGTGGCCCGTTGGCAGCGTGCCATGTTGGGCTACATCCTCTTCGGCCTGCCCGCCAGCGCGGCCCTGCTGTGGCTGAGCCTGCGCGTGCGCGCGGACCAGCTGCGCCTGCGCGCCGCCAATGCCGCCCTGGGTCGGGACCTGGAGCGTGACGCCGACCGGCTGAACCGCGCCGCGCGCCTGGGTTTGGTCGGCACCTTCGAGGTGGACCTCGCCACCGGCGTCAGCCTGCGCTCGCCTGAATACATGTCGCTGCAGGGCTTGGCCGCGCGCGCGGCCGTGGAAGGGCATGCCGACTGGGTGCGCCGTCTGCACCCCGATGACCGTGATCGGGCGGAATCCACCCTGCTGGAGGCGGTGTCGGAGACAAGCGGCATCACCGACTACGCGCAGAGCTACCGCATCGTGACGCCGGCGGGCGAGGTGCGCTGGATCGCGGCGCGCGGCGAGATCCAGCGCGACCCCGATGGCCGCCCCCGCGTGCTGCGCGGCGCCCATGTGGATGTGACGCCGTTGCGCGAGACGCAGATGGCGCTGGCCGAGAGCGATGCGCGGCTGCGCCTGGCGCAGGAGGCGGTGGGCATCGGCACCTGGGAATGGTTCCCCGCCAGCCGCACCCTCAACTGGTCGCCCAAGATGATCGAGCTGTGGGGTTTCGACCCCGCCGAGGGCCAGCCCGACCTGCAGGAGGCGATGCGGCGGCTCCACCCCGAGGACCGGATGCGGGTGCGCCGCGAGATGGCGATGGCCAACCGCGCCGGCTGGCTGCGCAGCGAGTTCCGCCTCAACCGCCCCACGGCGGAGGGCGGTGTCGAGACCATCTGGGTCATCGTGCGCGCGCGCCTCGTGCCGCCCGAGGGCGGGCCCGGCGCGCGGCTGATCGGCGTCGCCTATGACGTGACGGAACGCAAGGAGGCCGAGGCGCACAGCGAGATGCTGGCCCATGAGGTCGAGCACCGGGCCAAGAACGCGCTCGCCGTCGTCACGGGCCTGCTGCGCGTCACCACCGCCGACACGCATGAGGAATATGTCGAGGTGCTGGAGGCGCGCATCCGCGCCTTGGCCGGCACCATGGCGCTGCTGGGCCGCCACCGCTGGAAGGGTGCCAGCGTGGCCGACCTGCTGCACCACGAGCTGGAACCCTTTGGGGTGGGCGAGGAGGATGCGCCCGTCACCCTGGAGGGTCCGGAGGTGCTGGTCGGGCCGCATGTGGCGCAGCCCCTCTCCATGGCGCTGCACGAACTCGCCACCAACGCCGCGAAGTATGGCGCGCTCTCCACGGCCGAAGGCCGGCTGGAAGTGCGCTGGTCGCTGCGCGGGCAGGAGGTGGTGCTGCAATGGCGCGAGAGCGGGGGGCCGCCGCTGGAGGGCCCGCCGGAGCGCGTCAGCTTCGGCTCGCAGATCATCACCCACAGCTTCGAGGGCACGCTGGGCGGCACCATCGAGCGCCAGTGGCGCCCCGAGGGGCTGGCCTGCGACATCCGCTTCTCGACCGACCGCGAGGCGCCCGTGTCCGGTCTGCGCGGCTGA
- a CDS encoding TRAP transporter large permease has product MSTAAIGQVLDLLMFASLCGLILTGIPVVFLLVGCAIVFGTAGILLGVFDTFLLAALAQRIFGTMTGETLVAIPLFVFMGIMLERSRIAEELLEAMGRLFGTVRGGLAISVSVVGALLAASTGIVGATVVTMGLIALPAMLRRGYDKRFACGTVCAAGTLGQIIPPSTVMVILGEVISAAYQQAQLAQGLFSVQTVSVGQLFAGAMIPGLMLVGLYILYQLLLCLWRPEMGPAMAPEEAGRVTTGQLLRALLPPIILVVAVLGSILGGVATPTEAASVGAIGATLLAGLRHKGPRGWLIWLAGLAAVGLVLLGVFFDMRLGRAAPPLSDRIAIGVAGVLVVILAAGIALALWRTFRGGVLSAVSHSTMTITAMIFATLIGATLFSLVFRGLGGDETVKELLSLIPGGAHGALVAVMVLIFLMGFFLDFVEITIIVVPIVGPVLLAMGIDPIWLAVLIALNLQTSFLTPPFGFSLFYLGGVVPAGVGTGDIYRGVIPYVLLQLLAIAFVMVFPALATWLPAQLF; this is encoded by the coding sequence ATGAGCACCGCCGCCATCGGGCAGGTGCTGGACCTGCTCATGTTCGCCTCGCTCTGCGGGCTGATCCTCACCGGCATTCCCGTCGTCTTCCTGCTGGTGGGCTGCGCCATCGTCTTCGGCACGGCGGGCATCCTGCTCGGCGTCTTCGACACCTTCCTGCTCGCGGCGCTGGCGCAGCGCATCTTCGGCACCATGACGGGGGAGACGCTGGTCGCGATCCCGCTGTTCGTCTTCATGGGCATCATGCTCGAACGCTCCCGCATCGCGGAGGAGCTGCTGGAGGCCATGGGGCGCCTCTTCGGCACGGTGCGCGGAGGCCTGGCCATCAGCGTCTCGGTGGTGGGCGCGCTGCTGGCGGCCTCCACGGGCATCGTGGGGGCCACCGTCGTCACCATGGGGCTGATCGCGCTGCCGGCCATGCTGCGACGCGGCTATGACAAGCGCTTCGCCTGCGGCACGGTCTGCGCGGCGGGGACGCTGGGGCAGATCATCCCGCCCTCCACCGTCATGGTCATCCTGGGCGAGGTCATCTCGGCCGCCTACCAGCAGGCGCAATTGGCCCAGGGGCTGTTCTCGGTGCAGACGGTCTCGGTGGGGCAGCTCTTTGCCGGCGCCATGATCCCCGGGCTGATGCTGGTGGGGCTCTACATCCTCTACCAATTGCTGCTCTGCCTGTGGCGGCCCGAAATGGGCCCGGCCATGGCGCCCGAGGAGGCCGGGCGCGTCACCACCGGCCAGCTGCTGCGCGCGCTGCTGCCACCCATCATTCTGGTGGTGGCCGTGCTGGGCTCCATCCTGGGCGGGGTGGCGACGCCGACCGAGGCCGCCTCGGTGGGCGCCATCGGCGCCACGCTGCTGGCGGGGTTGCGCCACAAGGGGCCGCGCGGCTGGCTGATCTGGCTGGCGGGGCTGGCGGCCGTAGGGCTCGTGCTTCTGGGCGTCTTCTTCGACATGCGGCTGGGCCGTGCCGCACCCCCGCTGTCCGACCGCATCGCCATCGGCGTGGCGGGCGTGCTGGTGGTCATCCTGGCCGCGGGCATCGCGCTCGCGCTGTGGCGCACCTTCCGGGGCGGGGTGCTGTCCGCCGTGTCGCATTCCACCATGACCATCACGGCCATGATCTTCGCGACCCTGATCGGCGCCACGCTCTTCTCGCTGGTGTTCCGGGGCCTGGGTGGCGACGAGACGGTGAAGGAGTTGCTCTCCCTCATTCCCGGCGGCGCGCATGGCGCGCTGGTCGCGGTGATGGTCCTGATCTTCCTGATGGGCTTCTTCCTCGACTTCGTGGAGATCACCATCATCGTGGTCCCCATCGTGGGCCCGGTGCTGCTGGCCATGGGCATCGACCCCATCTGGCTCGCGGTACTGATCGCGCTGAACCTGCAGACCAGCTTCCTCACGCCACCCTTCGGCTTCTCGCTGTTCTACCTGGGCGGGGTGGTGCCGGCGGGGGTGGGCACGGGGGATATCTACCGTGGCGTCATCCCCTATGTGCTGTTGCAGTTGCTGGCCATCGCGTTTGTCATGGTCTTTCCGGCGCTGGCCACCTGGTTGCCGGCGCAACTCTTCTGA
- a CDS encoding TRAP transporter small permease subunit encodes MRLLLRAADAHDALSRFLAQGVKWLALGVVLVQFIVVVLRYAYGSSFVWMQESVIYIHATLFMLVMGYTWMVDQHVRVDVFYAGWSVRRQAAVDLACVIVAALPFCALVVWASWDYAARSWMQNEGPMALGGVPFVPALKSLIPAMGILLGLQAVSIGIRCVAVLTGAATTHFPQRQRQGEA; translated from the coding sequence TTGCGCCTCCTGCTGCGTGCCGCCGACGCGCATGACGCCCTGAGCCGCTTCCTGGCCCAGGGCGTCAAGTGGTTGGCGCTGGGGGTGGTGCTGGTGCAGTTCATCGTCGTGGTGCTGCGCTACGCCTATGGCTCCTCCTTCGTCTGGATGCAGGAGAGCGTGATCTACATCCATGCCACGCTGTTCATGCTGGTCATGGGCTACACCTGGATGGTGGACCAGCATGTGCGGGTGGACGTCTTCTACGCCGGCTGGTCCGTGCGGCGGCAGGCGGCGGTGGACCTCGCCTGCGTGATCGTCGCCGCACTTCCCTTCTGCGCGCTGGTGGTCTGGGCCTCCTGGGACTACGCGGCGCGATCCTGGATGCAGAATGAGGGGCCCATGGCGCTGGGGGGCGTGCCTTTCGTGCCCGCGCTGAAATCGCTCATCCCGGCCATGGGGATATTGCTGGGCTTGCAGGCCGTCTCCATCGGCATCCGCTGCGTGGCGGTGCTGACGGGCGCGGCCACGACCCACTTCCCGCAGCGCCAAAGGCAGGGCGAGGCATGA